One stretch of Pseudomonas fluorescens Q2-87 DNA includes these proteins:
- a CDS encoding efflux RND transporter permease subunit, producing the protein MKFSQFFISRPIFAAVLSLLILIAGAISLFQLPISEYPEVVPPTVVVRANFPGANPKVIGETVAAPLEQAITGVENMLYMSSQSTADGKITLTITFALGTDLDNAQVQVQNRVTRTEPKLPEEVTRIGITVDKASPDLTMVVHLTSPDQRYDMLYLSNYALLNIKDELARLGGVGDVQLFGMGDYSLRVWLDPNKTASRNLTATDVVTAIREQNRQVAAGALGAPPAPNAQAFQLSINTQGRLVNEEEFENIIIRSGANGEITRLKDIARVELGSSQYALRSLLDNQPAVAIPIFQRPGSNAIQISNDVRAKMEELKKGFPAGMDYSIVYDPTIFVRGSIEAVVHTLFEALILVVLVVILFLQTWRASIIPLVAVPVSLIGTFAVMHLFGFSLNALSLFGLVLAIGIVVDDAIVVVENVERNIELGLTPVEATKRAMSEVTGPIIATALVLCAVFIPAAFISGLTGQFYKQFALTIAISTVISAVNSLTLSPALAAVLLKSHDAPKDRFSKFLDKIFGGWLFRPFNRFFERASHGYVGTVGRVIRSSGIALLLYAGLMVLTFFGFSTTPTGFVPGQDKQYLVAFAQLPDAASLDRTEDVIKRMSELALKQPGVQSAVAFPGLSINGFTNSPNAGIVFVTLKPFEERKDPSMSAGAIAGALNGQYSQIQEAYMAIFPPPPVQGLGTIGGFRLQIEDRGNLGYDELYKETMNIITKSRSVPELAGLFTSYTVNVPQVDAAIDREKAKTHGVAVSDIFDTLQIYLGSLYANDFNRFGRTYQVNVQAEQQFRLESDQIGQLKVRNNRGEMIPLATFIKVSDTSGPDRVMHYNGFITAEINGAAAPGYSSGQAEKAIEKLLKDELPNGMTYEWTDLTYQQILSGNTALFVFPLCVLLAFLVLAAQYESWSLPLAVILIVPMTLLSAITGVILSGGDNNIFTQIGLIVLVGLACKNAILIVEFAKDKQLEGMNPLAAVLEACRLRLRPILMTSFAFIMGVVPLVFSSGAGAEMRHAMGVAVFSGMLGVTFFGLLLTPVFYVLIRNFVERSEARKAARALKLEAQQ; encoded by the coding sequence ATGAAATTTTCCCAGTTCTTCATTTCGCGGCCGATCTTCGCAGCGGTGCTTTCGCTGCTGATCCTGATCGCCGGCGCCATCTCGCTGTTCCAGTTGCCGATCAGCGAATACCCGGAAGTCGTGCCGCCCACCGTGGTGGTACGCGCCAACTTCCCGGGTGCCAACCCCAAGGTGATCGGTGAAACCGTGGCCGCGCCCCTGGAGCAAGCCATCACCGGTGTCGAGAACATGCTGTACATGTCCTCGCAGTCCACCGCTGACGGCAAGATCACCCTGACCATCACCTTTGCCCTGGGCACCGACCTGGACAACGCCCAGGTGCAGGTGCAGAACCGCGTCACCCGCACCGAGCCCAAGCTGCCGGAAGAAGTGACCCGGATCGGCATCACGGTGGACAAGGCCTCGCCCGACCTGACCATGGTCGTGCACTTGACCTCGCCGGACCAGCGCTACGACATGCTCTACCTGTCCAACTACGCCCTGCTCAACATCAAGGATGAGCTGGCGCGCCTGGGTGGCGTGGGTGACGTGCAACTGTTCGGCATGGGTGATTATTCGCTGCGGGTCTGGCTGGACCCGAACAAGACCGCTTCGCGCAACCTGACCGCCACCGACGTGGTCACCGCGATCCGTGAGCAGAACCGCCAGGTGGCTGCCGGTGCACTGGGTGCGCCGCCGGCCCCGAATGCCCAGGCCTTCCAGCTCTCGATCAATACCCAAGGTCGCCTGGTCAATGAGGAAGAGTTCGAGAACATCATCATTCGTTCCGGCGCCAACGGTGAAATCACTCGCCTGAAGGACATCGCCCGGGTGGAGTTGGGTTCGAGCCAATACGCCCTGCGCTCGCTGCTGGACAACCAGCCGGCGGTCGCGATCCCGATCTTCCAGCGCCCAGGCTCCAACGCCATCCAGATCTCCAACGACGTGCGCGCCAAGATGGAGGAGCTGAAGAAAGGCTTCCCGGCCGGCATGGACTACAGCATCGTCTACGACCCGACGATCTTCGTGCGCGGCTCCATCGAAGCGGTGGTCCACACCCTGTTCGAAGCACTGATTCTCGTGGTGCTGGTGGTGATCCTGTTCCTGCAGACCTGGCGCGCCTCGATCATTCCGTTGGTGGCGGTTCCTGTGTCGCTGATCGGTACCTTCGCCGTGATGCACCTGTTCGGCTTCTCGTTGAACGCCCTGTCACTGTTCGGCCTGGTACTGGCGATCGGTATCGTGGTGGACGACGCCATCGTGGTGGTGGAGAACGTCGAACGTAACATCGAGCTAGGGCTCACCCCGGTGGAGGCCACCAAGCGCGCCATGAGCGAAGTGACCGGTCCGATCATCGCCACCGCCCTGGTGCTGTGCGCGGTGTTCATTCCGGCGGCATTCATCAGTGGCTTGACCGGGCAGTTCTATAAACAGTTCGCCCTGACCATTGCCATCTCGACGGTGATCTCGGCGGTCAACTCCCTGACGCTGTCGCCGGCCCTGGCCGCCGTATTGCTCAAGAGCCACGACGCACCCAAGGACCGTTTCTCGAAGTTCCTCGACAAGATCTTCGGTGGCTGGCTGTTCCGGCCGTTCAACCGGTTCTTCGAACGTGCCAGCCACGGCTATGTGGGCACCGTTGGCCGCGTGATCCGTAGCAGCGGCATCGCCCTGTTGCTCTACGCAGGCCTGATGGTGCTGACGTTCTTCGGCTTCTCCACCACGCCGACCGGCTTCGTGCCTGGCCAGGACAAGCAATACCTGGTGGCTTTCGCCCAACTGCCGGACGCCGCGAGCCTGGACCGTACCGAAGACGTGATCAAGCGCATGTCCGAGCTGGCCCTCAAACAACCGGGCGTACAAAGCGCGGTGGCCTTCCCTGGCCTGTCGATCAACGGTTTCACCAACAGCCCGAACGCCGGCATCGTGTTTGTGACCCTCAAGCCGTTTGAGGAGCGCAAGGACCCGAGCATGTCGGCCGGCGCCATTGCCGGTGCCTTGAACGGCCAGTACTCGCAGATCCAGGAAGCCTACATGGCGATCTTCCCGCCGCCGCCGGTACAGGGCCTGGGCACGATCGGTGGTTTCCGCCTGCAAATCGAAGACCGGGGCAACCTGGGCTACGACGAGCTGTACAAAGAAACCATGAACATCATCACCAAGAGCCGCAGCGTGCCGGAACTGGCCGGCCTGTTCACCAGCTACACGGTGAACGTGCCCCAGGTCGATGCCGCCATCGACCGTGAAAAAGCCAAGACCCACGGCGTGGCCGTCAGCGACATCTTCGACACCCTGCAGATCTACCTGGGTTCGCTGTATGCCAACGACTTCAACCGCTTCGGCCGTACCTACCAGGTCAACGTCCAGGCCGAGCAGCAGTTCCGTCTCGAGTCGGACCAGATCGGCCAGCTCAAGGTGCGTAACAACCGTGGCGAGATGATCCCGCTGGCGACCTTCATCAAGGTCAGCGACACCTCCGGGCCGGACCGTGTGATGCACTACAACGGCTTCATCACCGCTGAAATCAACGGTGCCGCTGCCCCGGGCTACAGCTCCGGCCAGGCAGAGAAAGCCATCGAGAAACTGCTCAAGGATGAACTGCCCAACGGCATGACCTACGAGTGGACCGACCTGACCTACCAGCAGATCCTCTCGGGCAACACTGCGCTGTTCGTGTTCCCGCTCTGCGTACTGCTGGCATTCCTGGTACTCGCGGCGCAATACGAAAGCTGGAGCCTGCCATTGGCGGTGATCCTGATCGTACCGATGACCCTGCTGTCGGCGATTACCGGGGTGATCCTGTCCGGTGGCGACAACAACATCTTTACCCAGATCGGCTTGATCGTGCTCGTGGGGCTTGCCTGCAAGAACGCCATTCTGATCGTCGAGTTCGCCAAGGATAAGCAGCTCGAGGGCATGAACCCACTGGCTGCCGTGCTGGAGGCTTGCCGCCTGCGTCTGCGGCCGATCCTGATGACCTCCTTCGCCTTCATCATGGGCGTGGTGCCCCTGGTGTTCTCCAGTGGTGCCGGTGCTGAAATGCGTCACGCCATGGGTGTGGCGGTGTTCTCCGGGATGCTTGGCGTGACGTTCTTCGGCCTGCTGCTGACCCCCGTGTTCTATGTACTGATCCGCAACTTCGTCGAGCGCAGTGAGGCCCGTAAAGCGGCCCGGGCTTTGAAACTGGAGGCGCAACAATGA
- the xylG gene encoding D-xylose ABC transporter ATP-binding protein — protein MSDYLLQMNGIVKTFGGVKALNGIDIKVRPGECVGLCGENGAGKSTLMKVLSAVYPYGTWDGEILWDGQPLKAQSISETEAAGIVIIHQELTLVPDLSVAENIFMGHELTLPGGRMNYPAMIHRAEALMRELKVPDMNVSLPVSQYGGGYQQLVEIAKALNKQARLLILDEPSSALTRSEIEVLLDIIRDLKAKGVACVYISHKLDEVAAVCDTISVIRDGKHIATTAMSDMDIPKIITQMVGREMSNLYPTEPHDVGEVIFEARHFTCYDVDNPKRKRVDDISFVLKRGEILGIAGLVGAGRTELVSALFGAYPGRYEGEVWLEDQQVDTRTPLKSIRAGLCMVPEDRKRQGIIPDLGVGQNITLAVLDNYSKMTRIDAEAELGSIDREISRMHLKTASPFLPITSLSGGNQQKAVLAKMLLTKPRVLILDEPTRGVDVGAKYEIYKLMGALAVEGVSIIMVSSELAEVLGVSDRVLVIGEGQLRGDFINQELTQEQVLAAALSHNNNDRKSA, from the coding sequence ATGTCCGACTACCTGCTGCAAATGAACGGCATCGTCAAAACCTTTGGCGGTGTCAAAGCCCTGAACGGCATCGACATCAAGGTCAGGCCCGGGGAATGCGTCGGCCTTTGCGGCGAGAACGGCGCGGGCAAATCCACCCTGATGAAAGTCCTGTCGGCGGTCTATCCCTACGGCACCTGGGACGGTGAAATTCTCTGGGACGGCCAGCCGCTCAAGGCACAATCGATCAGTGAAACGGAAGCCGCCGGGATCGTCATCATCCATCAGGAACTCACCCTCGTCCCCGACCTGTCGGTGGCGGAAAACATTTTCATGGGCCACGAGCTGACACTGCCCGGCGGGCGCATGAACTACCCGGCCATGATCCACCGGGCCGAAGCGCTGATGCGCGAACTCAAGGTCCCCGACATGAACGTGTCGCTGCCGGTTTCGCAGTACGGCGGTGGCTACCAGCAACTGGTGGAAATCGCCAAGGCGCTGAACAAACAAGCGCGCCTGCTGATTCTCGATGAGCCGTCCTCGGCCCTGACCCGTTCGGAGATCGAGGTGCTGCTGGACATCATCCGCGACCTCAAGGCCAAGGGCGTCGCCTGCGTCTATATCTCCCACAAGCTCGATGAAGTGGCCGCCGTGTGCGACACCATTTCAGTGATCCGCGACGGCAAACACATCGCCACCACCGCCATGAGCGACATGGACATCCCGAAGATCATCACGCAGATGGTCGGACGGGAGATGAGCAACCTCTACCCCACCGAACCCCATGACGTCGGCGAGGTGATTTTCGAGGCCCGCCACTTCACCTGCTACGACGTTGACAACCCCAAGCGCAAACGGGTCGACGACATTTCCTTCGTCCTCAAGCGCGGGGAAATCCTCGGTATCGCCGGGCTGGTCGGCGCCGGTCGTACCGAACTGGTGTCGGCACTGTTCGGCGCCTATCCCGGCCGCTATGAAGGTGAAGTCTGGCTGGAAGATCAACAGGTCGACACGCGCACACCGCTCAAGTCCATCCGCGCCGGCCTGTGCATGGTCCCCGAGGACCGCAAGCGCCAGGGCATCATCCCGGACCTGGGAGTGGGCCAGAACATCACCCTGGCAGTGCTGGACAATTATTCGAAGATGACCCGCATCGATGCCGAAGCCGAGCTAGGCAGCATCGACCGGGAAATCTCGCGCATGCACCTCAAGACGGCGAGCCCGTTCCTGCCGATCACCAGCCTCTCGGGTGGCAACCAACAAAAAGCCGTGCTGGCGAAGATGCTATTGACCAAACCCCGCGTGTTGATCCTCGACGAGCCGACTCGCGGCGTGGACGTCGGCGCCAAATACGAGATCTACAAGCTGATGGGCGCGCTGGCGGTCGAAGGCGTGTCGATCATCATGGTGTCCTCGGAGCTGGCCGAAGTGCTGGGGGTTTCCGACCGGGTCCTGGTGATCGGCGAAGGTCAACTGCGCGGCGATTTCATCAACCAAGAACTCACCCAGGAACAGGTGCTCGCCGCCGCGCTCAGCCATAACAATAATGATCGGAAGTCCGCGTAG
- a CDS encoding tetratricopeptide repeat protein produces MPSPRRYLLLSLSVLLMIGLVAVWLRSTTPQIPEAIKRGYSEALEKARNGQPGAARVLYQQLGRPDLSPKRRVWLHAELPNYPSPLALKLAEADLHSESPDVRRAAIGSIGGLVPTGQRALLLGPLLDDNDQAVRFATVNALLGLSPDDLGLYFGPMQIAIDAWEQVLGDGPPSAESHYQLARLHLHNAELKKAQLALEQALHLQPDNLPALVMQIEVLDKQGQGEAARQLLARQLQAQPASAYLQHALGMWLLQHGQSEYAVLGLAKAVELEPDNRHYRYDLATTLHAEQEVEAAQKQLQEIVQRYPADRKARVLLISYWKETGQLQNVQILLAQLEQLNPDDPALQQGL; encoded by the coding sequence ATGCCCTCGCCTCGCCGCTATCTGCTTCTCAGCCTGTCCGTCCTGTTGATGATTGGTCTTGTCGCGGTATGGCTACGCAGTACCACTCCACAAATCCCGGAGGCCATCAAGCGTGGCTACAGTGAAGCCCTGGAAAAGGCCCGCAATGGACAACCTGGGGCCGCGCGGGTGCTTTATCAGCAACTGGGTAGGCCGGACCTGTCGCCCAAGCGCCGCGTCTGGCTGCACGCCGAACTGCCCAACTACCCGAGCCCGCTAGCCTTGAAACTGGCGGAGGCCGATCTGCACAGTGAATCGCCCGATGTGCGCCGTGCCGCCATCGGCAGCATTGGCGGGCTGGTGCCAACCGGCCAGCGCGCCCTGTTGCTCGGACCGCTGCTGGACGACAATGACCAGGCCGTCCGGTTCGCCACCGTAAACGCGTTGCTGGGCTTGTCTCCCGATGACCTTGGCTTGTATTTCGGGCCGATGCAGATTGCCATCGACGCGTGGGAACAGGTGCTCGGGGACGGTCCGCCAAGCGCCGAGTCGCATTACCAGCTCGCCCGCCTGCACCTGCACAACGCCGAATTGAAAAAAGCCCAACTGGCACTCGAACAGGCTTTGCACCTGCAACCGGACAACCTGCCGGCGCTGGTCATGCAGATCGAAGTGCTGGACAAACAGGGCCAAGGCGAAGCCGCGCGGCAATTGCTCGCCCGGCAATTGCAGGCCCAGCCCGCATCGGCTTATCTGCAACATGCGTTGGGCATGTGGCTGCTGCAGCATGGCCAGAGCGAGTACGCGGTGCTCGGCCTGGCAAAAGCCGTGGAACTTGAGCCAGATAATCGACACTACCGTTATGACCTGGCAACCACGCTGCATGCCGAGCAGGAAGTGGAAGCCGCGCAGAAACAGCTCCAGGAAATCGTCCAGCGCTACCCCGCCGACCGCAAGGCGCGGGTGCTGTTGATCAGCTACTGGAAGGAGACTGGGCAGTTGCAGAATGTGCAGATCCTGTTGGCGCAACTTGAGCAGCT
- the mexE gene encoding multidrug efflux RND transporter periplasmic adaptor subunit MexE yields the protein MEHSLSKLRFPLALLAVLVMSACGKTPDTAASMPPAKVSVAKVLEQPVNEWDEFTGRLEAPETVEIRPRVSGQIDEVAFTEGALVKKGDLLFQIDPRPFQAEVRRLEAQLAQARATATRSENEAQRGERLRQSNAISAELADSRTSAAQEARAAAAAIQAQLDLAKLNLSFTRVTSPINGRVSRAEITAGNLVTADVTPLTSVVSTDKVYAYFDADERVFLKYTQLARQGQRGQATPVYMGLSNEDGNPHQGQMNFIDNQVNPQTGTIRGRAVFDNKDGAYTPGLYARLKLVGSGTYSAVLINDEAVGTDLGKKFVLVMDAENKPAYRAVELGPKIEGLRIVRSGLSKDDTIIVKGLQRARPGSPVTPETIPMASDETIAALAQQRKALEASNLSQGAPSKAASGSAGKLAAATPRG from the coding sequence ATGGAACATTCACTTTCAAAATTGCGTTTTCCCCTCGCGCTGCTGGCGGTGCTGGTGATGAGCGCTTGCGGCAAGACTCCCGACACGGCAGCGTCCATGCCGCCTGCCAAAGTCAGTGTCGCCAAGGTGCTGGAGCAGCCGGTTAACGAATGGGATGAATTCACCGGGCGCCTCGAAGCGCCGGAAACCGTCGAGATTCGCCCGAGGGTTTCCGGGCAGATCGACGAAGTGGCCTTCACCGAGGGTGCGCTGGTCAAGAAAGGCGACCTGCTGTTCCAGATCGACCCACGCCCGTTCCAGGCTGAAGTGCGTCGTCTCGAAGCCCAACTGGCCCAGGCCCGCGCCACCGCCACCCGCAGCGAAAACGAAGCCCAGCGTGGTGAACGCCTGCGTCAGAGCAATGCCATTTCCGCCGAGCTGGCGGATTCGCGCACCAGCGCCGCCCAGGAAGCCCGCGCCGCCGCTGCCGCCATCCAGGCACAGCTGGACCTGGCGAAACTGAACCTGAGCTTCACCCGCGTCACCTCGCCCATCAATGGTCGCGTCAGCCGGGCGGAAATCACCGCCGGCAACCTGGTGACCGCCGACGTCACGCCCCTGACCAGCGTCGTCTCGACCGACAAGGTCTACGCCTACTTCGATGCCGATGAGCGCGTCTTCCTCAAATACACCCAACTCGCCCGCCAGGGCCAGCGCGGCCAGGCCACGCCGGTCTATATGGGCCTGTCCAACGAAGACGGCAATCCTCACCAGGGCCAGATGAACTTCATCGACAACCAGGTCAACCCGCAAACCGGCACCATCCGTGGCCGCGCGGTATTCGACAACAAGGACGGCGCCTACACCCCAGGCTTGTATGCCCGCTTGAAGCTGGTCGGCAGCGGCACTTATTCCGCCGTGTTGATCAACGACGAAGCCGTGGGCACCGACCTGGGCAAGAAATTCGTGCTGGTGATGGACGCCGAGAACAAACCGGCCTACCGCGCCGTCGAGCTGGGGCCGAAGATCGAAGGCCTGCGCATCGTGCGCAGCGGTTTGAGCAAGGACGACACCATCATCGTCAAGGGGCTGCAACGGGCTCGTCCGGGTTCACCGGTCACGCCTGAAACCATTCCGATGGCCAGCGACGAAACCATTGCCGCCCTGGCTCAACAACGTAAAGCGCTCGAAGCCAGCAACCTGTCCCAAGGCGCGCCTTCCAAGGCAGCGTCCGGATCGGCAGGCAAGCTGGCCGCTGCGACCCCACGCGGTTAA
- a CDS encoding helix-turn-helix domain-containing protein encodes MNNAWGEHQGHPHSSARRDCGQRLKATLEEYGIAPVAFAELLGISPQCLTNWSARGIPRLRIAQLARLLSVSEVWLATGEGERAGDMGHRK; translated from the coding sequence ATGAACAACGCTTGGGGCGAACATCAAGGTCACCCGCATTCAAGCGCGCGTCGGGATTGCGGACAACGCTTGAAGGCGACCCTGGAAGAATATGGCATTGCCCCTGTGGCTTTTGCCGAGTTGCTCGGTATCAGCCCGCAGTGCCTGACGAACTGGAGTGCGCGAGGCATACCCCGGTTGCGGATAGCACAGCTGGCGCGCTTGCTGAGTGTCAGTGAGGTGTGGCTGGCGACCGGGGAAGGGGAGCGGGCGGGCGATATGGGGCATCGGAAGTGA
- a CDS encoding sugar ABC transporter permease, which translates to MNQVKQLFSRYKMLALVIAVAVIWLFFSWQTDGGFVTPRNLSNLLRQMSITGILACGMVLVIISGEIDLSVGSLLGLLGGLAAILDVVYHIPLLANLSLVALCGLMIGLCNGYMTAYLRIPSFIVGLGGMLAFRGILLGVTGGTTIAPVSPELVYVGQGYLPHTVGTGLGILLFALTLFLTWKQRRNRALHGLAAHSLVRDVLRVVLIGAVLAGFVYTLNSYDGIPVPVLLLLILLGVFSYVTSQTVFGRRVYSVGSNMEATRLSGINVQAVKLWIFGIMGVMCALAGMVNTARLAAGSPSAGNMGELDAIAACFIGGTSMRGGSGTVYGALLGALVITSLDNGMSMLDVDSYWQMIVKGSILVLAVWVDVSTRTGRR; encoded by the coding sequence ATGAATCAGGTCAAACAACTCTTTTCCCGCTACAAAATGCTCGCCCTGGTGATTGCCGTGGCGGTGATCTGGCTGTTCTTCAGTTGGCAGACCGACGGCGGATTCGTGACCCCGCGCAACCTCTCCAACCTGCTGCGGCAGATGTCCATCACCGGGATCCTTGCCTGCGGCATGGTGCTGGTGATCATCAGCGGCGAGATCGATTTATCCGTGGGTTCATTGCTCGGGCTGCTCGGCGGCCTGGCGGCAATCCTGGACGTGGTCTATCACATTCCCCTGCTGGCGAACCTGAGCCTGGTGGCCTTGTGCGGCTTGATGATTGGCCTGTGCAACGGCTACATGACCGCCTACTTGCGCATCCCCTCGTTCATTGTCGGCCTGGGCGGCATGCTCGCCTTTCGCGGCATCCTGCTGGGCGTGACCGGCGGCACCACCATTGCTCCGGTATCACCGGAACTGGTCTATGTCGGCCAAGGTTACTTGCCACATACTGTGGGCACCGGGCTCGGCATCCTGCTGTTCGCCCTGACCCTTTTCCTGACCTGGAAGCAACGACGCAATCGTGCCCTGCATGGCCTCGCGGCCCACTCACTGGTGCGCGACGTATTGCGCGTGGTGTTGATCGGCGCGGTGTTGGCCGGGTTCGTCTATACCCTCAACAGCTACGACGGCATTCCAGTGCCGGTGCTGCTCCTGCTGATCCTGCTGGGCGTGTTCAGCTACGTCACCAGCCAGACCGTGTTCGGCCGCCGGGTCTATTCGGTGGGCAGCAACATGGAAGCCACGCGCCTGTCCGGCATCAACGTGCAGGCGGTGAAGCTGTGGATCTTCGGCATCATGGGCGTGATGTGCGCCCTCGCCGGCATGGTCAATACCGCGCGCCTGGCCGCCGGCTCACCCTCGGCCGGCAACATGGGCGAACTCGACGCCATCGCCGCCTGCTTCATCGGCGGCACTTCCATGCGCGGCGGCTCCGGCACCGTCTACGGCGCGCTCCTCGGCGCGCTGGTCATCACCAGCCTGGACAACGGCATGTCCATGCTCGACGTGGATAGCTACTGGCAGATGATCGTCAAGGGCAGCATCCTGGTGTTGGCGGTGTGGGTGGATGTGAGTACGCGCACGGGGCGACGTTGA
- a CDS encoding efflux transporter outer membrane subunit, whose protein sequence is MSLKAFVPSLLVLALSACAVGPDYKAPQTEAANITTATDGTAGQKNFDRARFEGIWWQQFDDPTLNALVTRSLEGNRELRVAFARLRAARAIRDDASNDAMPTITSRASSNLGKGQIPGQTTDRVNTERYDLGLDMAWELDLFGRIQRNLEATDADQQAAEADLYQLQVTMIAELVDAYGQLRGAQLREKIALANLKNQQDSRKITESLRDAGVGDQLDVVRADARLASVEASVPQLQAEQVRQRNRIATLLGERPDKLSVDLSPKQLPAIAKALPIGDPGELLQRRPDILSAERQLAAATARIGVAKADLFPRVSLSGFLGFTAGRGSQIGSSAANAWALGPSITWAAFDLGSVRARLRGASAEADGALATYEQQVLLALEESENAFSDYGKRQQRLISLIRQSESSRAAADLAEIRYREGTVDFLVLLDAQRERLAAEDTQAQAEVDLYRGIVAIYKALGGGWKPETVASN, encoded by the coding sequence ATGAGTTTGAAAGCGTTCGTGCCGAGCTTGCTGGTCCTGGCGTTGAGCGCCTGCGCCGTGGGCCCGGACTACAAGGCACCGCAAACGGAGGCGGCGAACATCACCACCGCCACCGACGGCACCGCCGGCCAGAAGAATTTCGACCGAGCCCGTTTCGAAGGCATCTGGTGGCAGCAATTCGACGACCCGACCCTCAACGCGTTGGTAACCCGATCCCTGGAAGGCAACCGTGAGTTGCGCGTGGCCTTCGCTCGCTTGCGGGCCGCACGGGCGATTCGCGATGACGCCAGCAATGACGCCATGCCGACCATCACCAGCCGCGCCAGCAGCAACCTGGGCAAAGGCCAGATTCCAGGGCAAACCACCGACCGGGTCAACACCGAGCGCTACGATCTGGGCCTGGACATGGCCTGGGAGCTGGACCTGTTCGGGCGCATCCAGCGCAACCTGGAAGCCACCGACGCCGACCAGCAGGCTGCTGAAGCCGACCTCTATCAGTTGCAGGTGACGATGATCGCCGAACTGGTGGATGCCTACGGCCAACTGCGCGGCGCCCAGCTGCGGGAAAAAATTGCCCTGGCCAACCTGAAGAACCAGCAGGACTCGCGCAAGATCACCGAAAGCCTGCGTGATGCCGGCGTCGGCGACCAGCTCGACGTGGTGCGCGCCGATGCCCGCCTGGCCTCGGTGGAAGCCAGCGTGCCGCAACTGCAGGCCGAACAGGTGCGTCAGCGCAATCGTATCGCCACGCTGCTGGGTGAGCGTCCCGACAAGCTGAGCGTGGACCTGAGCCCCAAACAACTGCCAGCCATCGCCAAGGCCCTGCCTATCGGCGACCCGGGTGAGCTGCTGCAACGTCGTCCGGACATTCTCAGCGCCGAACGCCAACTGGCCGCTGCCACGGCGCGTATCGGCGTAGCCAAGGCCGACCTGTTTCCCCGGGTCAGCCTGAGCGGTTTCCTGGGCTTCACCGCCGGACGTGGTTCACAGATCGGTTCCTCGGCCGCCAACGCCTGGGCGCTGGGCCCGAGCATTACCTGGGCGGCTTTCGACCTGGGCAGCGTGCGGGCTCGCTTGCGCGGTGCCAGTGCCGAGGCCGACGGCGCCCTGGCGACCTACGAACAGCAAGTGTTGCTGGCCCTGGAAGAGTCGGAAAATGCTTTCAGCGACTACGGCAAGCGCCAACAACGCCTGATTTCGTTGATCCGCCAGAGCGAATCGAGCCGTGCCGCCGCCGACCTGGCCGAGATTCGCTACCGCGAAGGCACCGTGGACTTCCTCGTGCTGCTCGACGCCCAGCGTGAACGCCTGGCCGCCGAAGACACCCAGGCCCAGGCCGAAGTCGACCTGTACCGCGGCATTGTCGCGATCTACAAGGCCCTGGGCGGTGGCTGGAAACCGGAAACCGTCGCCAGCAACTGA
- a CDS encoding substrate-binding periplasmic protein translates to MSSTARVSNRPGSALCRLCLLLPLLVVQCAWSEPTVVELHILDAPPLTFVNDPRGYGIVGDVAVAAITQAGYAVKIHVLPWARAQKHVSEEHDFLIAPLSRLPGRESHFTWIASIMPMERAFFSLERQVDSFAQARETYRKIGVGLGSAQEEILRTEGFSNEQIYPLAIGDNPAQLLLMGRIDAWFNGVPESRYIWPKVSKRKLLMSPVGSSADLYLACSRQCSPTLVKDLREAIDALRASGELKRIRTVYLPE, encoded by the coding sequence ATGAGCTCGACCGCACGCGTTTCGAATCGTCCCGGCTCTGCGCTTTGCAGGCTTTGTCTATTGCTGCCACTGCTGGTAGTGCAGTGCGCGTGGAGCGAACCCACGGTAGTTGAACTGCACATTCTGGACGCGCCTCCGCTGACATTCGTCAACGATCCAAGGGGTTACGGCATCGTTGGCGACGTCGCCGTGGCGGCTATCACCCAGGCTGGGTATGCCGTGAAGATCCATGTGCTTCCCTGGGCCAGGGCTCAAAAACATGTCAGTGAAGAGCATGACTTCTTGATCGCGCCCTTGTCGCGCCTACCTGGCCGCGAAAGCCACTTCACCTGGATCGCGTCGATCATGCCCATGGAGCGAGCGTTCTTCAGCCTGGAGCGGCAGGTGGACAGCTTTGCCCAAGCCAGGGAAACCTACCGCAAGATTGGCGTCGGCCTGGGCAGCGCCCAGGAGGAAATCCTGCGCACCGAAGGGTTCAGCAACGAGCAGATCTATCCCCTGGCCATCGGCGACAACCCCGCGCAATTGCTGCTGATGGGTCGCATCGATGCTTGGTTCAACGGCGTTCCGGAGAGCCGCTACATCTGGCCGAAGGTGTCCAAGCGCAAGCTGCTCATGAGCCCGGTGGGCAGCAGTGCCGATCTCTACTTGGCGTGCTCGAGGCAATGCTCGCCCACATTGGTCAAGGATTTGCGTGAAGCTATTGACGCCCTACGCGCGAGCGGCGAACTTAAGCGCATCCGCACCGTCTACCTGCCGGAATAG